One segment of Triticum aestivum cultivar Chinese Spring chromosome 2A, IWGSC CS RefSeq v2.1, whole genome shotgun sequence DNA contains the following:
- the LOC123189287 gene encoding nuclear speckle splicing regulatory protein 1, with amino-acid sequence MQRYGLQLRKKPATSSSSRPPPPARPLAAFADDSDDDVEADILRQSSKKRALEKVEELQKKAMEEDPSVFAYDEVYDDMKEKAARPKIQAKVVRESKYIEALKEKAEQRKREQDIVYERKLHKERSKEDHLFADKDKFVTSAYRKKLEEEKKWLEEERRRQLQEERDDVTKKKDLSDFYFGLAKNVAFGARTHEGTETTEPEKLENKVEDIQGSKSDAEASSRSPKRRRESSVGSEKAHGSSSVVEPSTTGSKDSTAVRSTEKEADISTSASQALQNTQPAPITDEHYKRSNDALAAARERALARKRAKEQQI; translated from the exons ATGCAGAGGTACGGGCTGCAGCTCCGCAAAAAGCCGGCGACCTCCTCGTCGTCTCGACCGCCACCTCCGGCGCGCCCCCTGGCGGCCTTCGCCGACGACAGCGATGACGATGTGGAGGCCGACATCCTCCGACAGTCATCAAAGAAACGCGCCCTCGAGAAG GTGGAGGAACTGCAGAAGAAGGCGATGGAGGAGGATCCCTCGGTGTTTGCCTATGATGAGGTGTACGATGATATGAAGGAGAAGGCCGCTCGGCCCAAGATACAGGCCAAGGTTGTTCGCGAG TCAAAGTACATTGAAGCACTTAAGGAGAAAGCAGAACAACGAAAACGAGAACAGGACATAGTGTATGAGAGGAAGCTTCATAAAGAGAGGAGCAAGGAAGATCACCTGTTTGCTGACAAGGACAAGTTTGTAACATCTGCCTACAGGaagaaacttgaagaggagaagaaATGGCTAGAGGAAGAAAGACGACGGCAGCTTCAAGAAGAAAGGGATGAT GTAACTAAAAAGAAAGACTTGAGTGATTTTTACTTTGGGCTTGCTAAGAATGTTGCTTTCGGTGCACGGACACATGAGGGTACAGAAACTACAGAACCTGAAAAGTTGGAAAATAAAGTAGAAGATATTCAAGGTAGCAAGTCTGACGCCGAAGCATCCAGTCGTTCTCCTAAGCGCAGGAGGGAATCCAGTGTAGGATCAGAGAAGGCTCATGGAAGTAGCAGTGTGGTAGAACCTTCAACTACTGGATCAAAAGATTCAACAGCTGTTAGATCTACTGAGAAAGAGGCAGATATTTCTACATCTGCTTCACAGGCTCTCCAGAATACTCAACCAGCACCAATCACCGACGAGCACTACAAGAGGAGTAACGACGCACTTGCCGCTGCTAGAGAACGAGCACTGGCTCGTAAGAGAGCGAAGGAGCAGcaaatatga
- the LOC123189284 gene encoding protein TIC 40, chloroplastic isoform X3 — protein sequence MESLVLASSCSASPRLPLLSAASRPSRPLPAAPLSAAAGRRGARRPRLVVSAASRGSRNVSDGFNTKGFASISSSTSTENTSTGTGTVPPMPPPSSYIGSPVFWIGVGVALSAAFSMKYAMEQAFKSMMTQAPPNTFGANSPFPFSMPPQAGSTAPSSYPYSGPRKNTPKGATVDVSATDVAATGSSEAADVAETSKPSKKFAFVDVSPEELQKQKELQSSLQTVDVKSDSTESETKGDTEQVPTNGAAFKPSEDSSTWTTESSKSGPMLSIDTIEKMMEDPAVQKMVYPYLPEEMRNPDSFKSMLQNPMYRQQLEDMLNNMGASPDQWDNRMVDHLKNFDLSSPEVRQQFAQVGMTPEEVVAKIMANPEVAVAFQNPKIQTAIMDCSQNPLNIVKYQNDQEVMDVFMKISQIFPQING from the exons ATGGAGAGCCTCgtcctcgcctcctcgtgctccgCGTCTCCCCGCCTGCCCCTCCtctccgccgccagccgcccgTCGCGGCCCCTCCCGGCGGCGCCGCTCTCCGCTGCCGCCGGGCGGAGGGGAGCCAGGCGGCCGAGGCTCGtcgtctccgccgcctcccgcgGATCTAGGAACG TTTCAGATGGATTTAACACAAAGGGATTTGCAAGCATATCGTCTTCAACCAGCACCGAGAATACATCGACGGGAACTGGCACCGTGCCTCCCATGCCGCCTCCCTCATCATATAT TGGTTCACCTGTTTTCTGGATTGGCGTTGGTGTAGCATTATCTGCAGCATTTTCCATG AAATACGCAATGGAACAAGCATTCAAGTCGATGATGACCCAGGCACCACCAAACACATTTGGTGCGAACTCGCCATTCCCATTCTCCATGCCACCACAGGCAGGTTCCACGGCACCAAGTAGTTACCCATACTCAGGACCAAGGAAAAATACCCCAAAAGGTGCAACTGTTGATGTTTCAGCTACTGATGTGGCAGCAACTGGATCTTCGGAAGCAGCTGATGTGGCAGAGACATCGAAGCCTTCAAAGAAATTTG CCTTTGTTGATGTTTCTCCCGAAGAGTTGCAAAAACAGAAGGAGCTTCAATCTTCATTGCAGACGGTAGATGTAAAAAGTGATAGCACTGAAAGTGAAACGAAGGGTGATACTGAACAA GTTCCTACAAATGGTGCTGCTTTTAAGCCGAGTGAAGATTCCTCTACCTGGACAACTGAATCCA GTAAGTCAGGACCTATGCTATCTATTGATACAATTGAGAAAATGATGGAAGACCCAGCTGTGCAGAAGATGGTTTACCC CTACTTGCCTGAGGAGATGAGGAACCCAGATTCATTCAAGT CGATGCTTCAGAATCCGATGTACCGCCAACAACTGGAGGATATGCT AAACAACATGGGCGCATCTCCTGATCAATGGGATAACCGCATGGTTGATCACTTGAAGAACTTTGACCTTAGCAGTCCTGAAGTTAGGCAGCAGTTTG CGCAAGTTGGCATGACTCCAGAGGAAGTTGTAGCGAAAATAATGGCGAACCCAGAAGTTGCTGTTGCATTCCAGAATCCAAAAATTCAAACGGCCATCATGGAT TGCTCGCAGAACCCTCTGAATATTGTAAAATACCAAAATGACCAAGAG GTCATGGATGTTTTTATGAAGATATCGCAAATCTTCCCCCAAATTAATGGCTAG
- the LOC123189284 gene encoding protein TIC 40, chloroplastic isoform X2 produces MESLVLASSCSASPRLPLLSAASRPSRPLPAAPLSAAAGRRGARRPRLVVSAASRGSRNDGFNTKGFASISSSTSTENTSTGTGTVPPMPPPSSYIGSPVFWIGVGVALSAAFSMVSSMVKKYAMEQAFKSMMTQAPPNTFGANSPFPFSMPPQAGSTAPSSYPYSGPRKNTPKGATVDVSATDVAATGSSEAADVAETSKPSKKFAFVDVSPEELQKQKELQSSLQTVDVKSDSTESETKGDTEQVPTNGAAFKPSEDSSTWTTESSKSGPMLSIDTIEKMMEDPAVQKMVYPYLPEEMRNPDSFKSMLQNPMYRQQLEDMLNNMGASPDQWDNRMVDHLKNFDLSSPEVRQQFAQVGMTPEEVVAKIMANPEVAVAFQNPKIQTAIMDCSQNPLNIVKYQNDQEVMDVFMKISQIFPQING; encoded by the exons ATGGAGAGCCTCgtcctcgcctcctcgtgctccgCGTCTCCCCGCCTGCCCCTCCtctccgccgccagccgcccgTCGCGGCCCCTCCCGGCGGCGCCGCTCTCCGCTGCCGCCGGGCGGAGGGGAGCCAGGCGGCCGAGGCTCGtcgtctccgccgcctcccgcgGATCTAGGAACG ATGGATTTAACACAAAGGGATTTGCAAGCATATCGTCTTCAACCAGCACCGAGAATACATCGACGGGAACTGGCACCGTGCCTCCCATGCCGCCTCCCTCATCATATAT TGGTTCACCTGTTTTCTGGATTGGCGTTGGTGTAGCATTATCTGCAGCATTTTCCATG GTCTCTTCGATGGTAAAG AAATACGCAATGGAACAAGCATTCAAGTCGATGATGACCCAGGCACCACCAAACACATTTGGTGCGAACTCGCCATTCCCATTCTCCATGCCACCACAGGCAGGTTCCACGGCACCAAGTAGTTACCCATACTCAGGACCAAGGAAAAATACCCCAAAAGGTGCAACTGTTGATGTTTCAGCTACTGATGTGGCAGCAACTGGATCTTCGGAAGCAGCTGATGTGGCAGAGACATCGAAGCCTTCAAAGAAATTTG CCTTTGTTGATGTTTCTCCCGAAGAGTTGCAAAAACAGAAGGAGCTTCAATCTTCATTGCAGACGGTAGATGTAAAAAGTGATAGCACTGAAAGTGAAACGAAGGGTGATACTGAACAA GTTCCTACAAATGGTGCTGCTTTTAAGCCGAGTGAAGATTCCTCTACCTGGACAACTGAATCCA GTAAGTCAGGACCTATGCTATCTATTGATACAATTGAGAAAATGATGGAAGACCCAGCTGTGCAGAAGATGGTTTACCC CTACTTGCCTGAGGAGATGAGGAACCCAGATTCATTCAAGT CGATGCTTCAGAATCCGATGTACCGCCAACAACTGGAGGATATGCT AAACAACATGGGCGCATCTCCTGATCAATGGGATAACCGCATGGTTGATCACTTGAAGAACTTTGACCTTAGCAGTCCTGAAGTTAGGCAGCAGTTTG CGCAAGTTGGCATGACTCCAGAGGAAGTTGTAGCGAAAATAATGGCGAACCCAGAAGTTGCTGTTGCATTCCAGAATCCAAAAATTCAAACGGCCATCATGGAT TGCTCGCAGAACCCTCTGAATATTGTAAAATACCAAAATGACCAAGAG GTCATGGATGTTTTTATGAAGATATCGCAAATCTTCCCCCAAATTAATGGCTAG
- the LOC123189284 gene encoding protein TIC 40, chloroplastic isoform X1, producing the protein MESLVLASSCSASPRLPLLSAASRPSRPLPAAPLSAAAGRRGARRPRLVVSAASRGSRNVSDGFNTKGFASISSSTSTENTSTGTGTVPPMPPPSSYIGSPVFWIGVGVALSAAFSMVSSMVKKYAMEQAFKSMMTQAPPNTFGANSPFPFSMPPQAGSTAPSSYPYSGPRKNTPKGATVDVSATDVAATGSSEAADVAETSKPSKKFAFVDVSPEELQKQKELQSSLQTVDVKSDSTESETKGDTEQVPTNGAAFKPSEDSSTWTTESSKSGPMLSIDTIEKMMEDPAVQKMVYPYLPEEMRNPDSFKSMLQNPMYRQQLEDMLNNMGASPDQWDNRMVDHLKNFDLSSPEVRQQFAQVGMTPEEVVAKIMANPEVAVAFQNPKIQTAIMDCSQNPLNIVKYQNDQEVMDVFMKISQIFPQING; encoded by the exons ATGGAGAGCCTCgtcctcgcctcctcgtgctccgCGTCTCCCCGCCTGCCCCTCCtctccgccgccagccgcccgTCGCGGCCCCTCCCGGCGGCGCCGCTCTCCGCTGCCGCCGGGCGGAGGGGAGCCAGGCGGCCGAGGCTCGtcgtctccgccgcctcccgcgGATCTAGGAACG TTTCAGATGGATTTAACACAAAGGGATTTGCAAGCATATCGTCTTCAACCAGCACCGAGAATACATCGACGGGAACTGGCACCGTGCCTCCCATGCCGCCTCCCTCATCATATAT TGGTTCACCTGTTTTCTGGATTGGCGTTGGTGTAGCATTATCTGCAGCATTTTCCATG GTCTCTTCGATGGTAAAG AAATACGCAATGGAACAAGCATTCAAGTCGATGATGACCCAGGCACCACCAAACACATTTGGTGCGAACTCGCCATTCCCATTCTCCATGCCACCACAGGCAGGTTCCACGGCACCAAGTAGTTACCCATACTCAGGACCAAGGAAAAATACCCCAAAAGGTGCAACTGTTGATGTTTCAGCTACTGATGTGGCAGCAACTGGATCTTCGGAAGCAGCTGATGTGGCAGAGACATCGAAGCCTTCAAAGAAATTTG CCTTTGTTGATGTTTCTCCCGAAGAGTTGCAAAAACAGAAGGAGCTTCAATCTTCATTGCAGACGGTAGATGTAAAAAGTGATAGCACTGAAAGTGAAACGAAGGGTGATACTGAACAA GTTCCTACAAATGGTGCTGCTTTTAAGCCGAGTGAAGATTCCTCTACCTGGACAACTGAATCCA GTAAGTCAGGACCTATGCTATCTATTGATACAATTGAGAAAATGATGGAAGACCCAGCTGTGCAGAAGATGGTTTACCC CTACTTGCCTGAGGAGATGAGGAACCCAGATTCATTCAAGT CGATGCTTCAGAATCCGATGTACCGCCAACAACTGGAGGATATGCT AAACAACATGGGCGCATCTCCTGATCAATGGGATAACCGCATGGTTGATCACTTGAAGAACTTTGACCTTAGCAGTCCTGAAGTTAGGCAGCAGTTTG CGCAAGTTGGCATGACTCCAGAGGAAGTTGTAGCGAAAATAATGGCGAACCCAGAAGTTGCTGTTGCATTCCAGAATCCAAAAATTCAAACGGCCATCATGGAT TGCTCGCAGAACCCTCTGAATATTGTAAAATACCAAAATGACCAAGAG GTCATGGATGTTTTTATGAAGATATCGCAAATCTTCCCCCAAATTAATGGCTAG